A stretch of Sulfurimonas xiamenensis DNA encodes these proteins:
- the kdsB gene encoding 3-deoxy-manno-octulosonate cytidylyltransferase: MIIIPARLASSRFPQKVLAEIGGLPMVVRTAKRVSHLDKVVVAADDELIISTCKKYGIKAMLTSTTHKSGTDRINECANILNLDENELIINVQADEPFIEPEVVQKVIQRLERLRQNKEEFIMASCYNSINSESAQDPNLVKVVLDDNDNAIYFSRSPIPYNRSGEAQYFGHIGIYGFSKKSLHDFCDLDDAPIEDIEKLEQLRAIYHQKKISMVKVASTGFGIDTEEDLKRAIEIFL, translated from the coding sequence ATGATAATTATTCCGGCAAGACTTGCTTCAAGCAGATTTCCACAAAAAGTATTGGCAGAGATCGGTGGTCTGCCTATGGTTGTTAGAACAGCAAAAAGAGTTTCTCATTTAGACAAAGTTGTCGTAGCTGCCGATGATGAATTAATTATTTCAACATGTAAAAAATATGGCATCAAAGCTATGCTTACTTCAACTACCCATAAAAGCGGTACTGACCGTATAAACGAGTGTGCAAATATTCTAAATCTTGATGAAAATGAACTTATAATAAATGTTCAGGCTGATGAGCCTTTTATTGAGCCTGAAGTTGTTCAAAAAGTTATACAAAGATTAGAAAGATTACGGCAAAACAAAGAAGAGTTTATAATGGCAAGCTGTTATAACTCTATAAACAGTGAATCGGCACAAGATCCAAACCTTGTAAAAGTAGTGCTTGACGATAACGATAATGCAATCTATTTCTCACGAAGCCCTATTCCGTATAACAGAAGCGGGGAAGCGCAATATTTTGGGCATATCGGAATTTACGGATTTAGCAAAAAAAGCCTGCATGATTTTTGTGATCTTGATGATGCACCGATAGAGGATATAGAAAAACTAGAGCAACTTCGTGCAATTTACCATCAAAAAAAGATTAGCATGGTCAAAGTTGCAAGTACCGGTTTTGGGATAGACACCGAGGAAGATTTAAAAAGAGCGATAGAGATTTTTCTCTAA
- a CDS encoding tRNA1(Val) (adenine(37)-N6)-methyltransferase: MLLYQPDSGYCYNSDSIFLYDFINYFHPKGRVLDVGAGCGVVGLLVARDNIKVKLEAVEKQDKFVEYATINARVNKIDYTIHKKDFLELDEEQKYDYIISNPPFYHEGVTKSENEMLFHARYNVNLPLNKFFKKVSRVLKPRSHFIFCYDASQFGLICSELERVNMRVVDARFIHPKKERPASLVMIHARNGSKAFMKIWPPFISFEKDEFSKEAQNIYKRARTQSIKCQI; the protein is encoded by the coding sequence ATGCTTCTTTATCAGCCAGATTCTGGCTATTGTTATAATAGCGATTCTATTTTTTTATATGATTTTATCAACTATTTTCATCCAAAAGGAAGAGTTTTGGATGTCGGAGCAGGTTGTGGTGTAGTCGGTTTATTGGTCGCAAGAGACAATATAAAAGTAAAATTAGAAGCAGTTGAAAAACAGGATAAATTTGTAGAGTATGCAACGATTAATGCAAGAGTAAATAAAATAGACTATACAATTCATAAAAAGGATTTTTTGGAACTTGACGAAGAGCAGAAGTATGACTACATTATATCAAATCCCCCTTTCTATCACGAAGGTGTGACTAAGAGTGAAAATGAGATGTTGTTTCATGCGCGTTATAATGTCAATTTACCGTTAAATAAGTTTTTTAAAAAAGTTTCAAGAGTATTAAAACCGAGATCTCATTTTATTTTTTGTTATGATGCATCTCAGTTTGGACTTATTTGTTCAGAGTTAGAAAGAGTCAATATGAGAGTTGTAGATGCACGCTTTATTCATCCAAAAAAAGAGAGGCCGGCATCATTGGTAATGATACATGCAAGAAACGGTTCAAAAGCGTTTATGAAAATTTGGCCGCCGTTTATCAGTTTTGAGAAAGATGAGTTTTCTAAAGAGGCTCAAAATATATATAAAAGAGCACGGACACAAAGTATAAAATGTCAAATATAA
- a CDS encoding YkgJ family cysteine cluster protein, whose protein sequence is MSNIIKKDGYDYCFDASACSICQARCCTGESGYIHVSTDEIKKISNFLNLEIADFMQKFLFKHGYRYSIKERKCGESYECAFYNREANGCMIYEVRPMQCMTFPFWDYYKNRVDELKLECPGVIDV, encoded by the coding sequence ATGTCAAATATAATAAAAAAAGATGGATATGACTACTGTTTTGATGCTTCTGCATGCAGTATATGTCAGGCAAGATGTTGTACAGGTGAGAGTGGATATATACATGTAAGCACAGATGAGATAAAAAAAATTTCTAATTTCTTAAATTTAGAAATTGCAGATTTTATGCAAAAATTTCTTTTTAAACATGGATATAGATACTCTATAAAAGAGAGAAAATGTGGCGAGAGTTATGAGTGCGCCTTTTATAATAGAGAAGCAAATGGATGTATGATTTATGAAGTGCGTCCAATGCAATGCATGACATTTCCTTTTTGGGATTATTATAAAAACAGGGTTGATGAATTAAAACTTGAGTGCCCCGGAGTTATTGATGTTTAA
- a CDS encoding tetratricopeptide repeat protein, with amino-acid sequence MFNLIKLFVIAGFIVFFSGCFGAKPAVEVKGYEKVFENEDIYILHALYLEEAQNHNGASNLFYTLYEETTKKEYLYRSLKNDLAANENERVIQRVDEISENKIDDFELTRLKIIALIKEEKLLEAKELAVKLVELSNDVDDYLLTSEIFIKLKKYNTAMKYLESAYVKDYNENILEKMSIILYVNLERKKDAIAQLETHSRIHGCSKAICSRLIGFYSNDNNIEGLLSTYLRLYKIDSNKNIAQKIVQIYGYKKDYPKMIEFLQESQIDNELLLQLYIQTKNYKKAVLVTKQLYEDSGDLIFLGQNAIFEYESSRNKNDKAMHKSVIAKLEKVVKAKKDGMFLNYLGYLLIDHDIDVIKGIKYVKEALKIEPKAAYYLDSLAWGYFKLNECEKAAKIMKEIENMGESSNEEIAEHIKAINECIKKQKGK; translated from the coding sequence ATGTTTAATTTAATAAAATTATTTGTCATTGCAGGATTTATAGTGTTTTTTAGCGGCTGCTTTGGTGCAAAACCGGCGGTTGAAGTTAAGGGGTATGAAAAAGTTTTTGAAAATGAAGATATATATATACTCCATGCTTTATATTTAGAAGAAGCACAAAATCACAATGGTGCATCAAATCTTTTTTATACTCTTTATGAAGAAACAACTAAAAAAGAGTATCTTTACCGTTCTTTAAAAAATGATTTGGCGGCTAATGAAAATGAGAGAGTTATTCAAAGAGTTGATGAAATTTCTGAGAACAAAATAGATGATTTTGAGCTTACTAGGCTTAAAATAATTGCACTGATAAAAGAGGAAAAACTTCTTGAAGCAAAAGAACTCGCAGTTAAATTAGTAGAACTTTCTAATGATGTCGATGATTATCTTTTGACAAGTGAAATATTTATAAAACTTAAAAAGTACAATACAGCAATGAAGTATTTAGAGAGCGCATATGTTAAAGATTATAATGAAAATATTTTAGAAAAGATGTCTATTATTTTATATGTAAATCTTGAAAGAAAAAAAGACGCTATAGCACAGTTAGAAACACACTCAAGGATACATGGATGCTCAAAAGCGATATGTAGCAGACTTATCGGATTTTATAGTAATGATAATAATATAGAGGGGCTTTTATCTACATATTTAAGACTCTATAAAATAGATTCAAATAAAAATATTGCTCAAAAAATAGTTCAAATATATGGATATAAAAAAGATTATCCAAAAATGATTGAGTTCTTACAAGAGAGCCAAATAGACAATGAGCTATTATTGCAACTGTATATTCAGACAAAAAATTATAAAAAAGCTGTGCTTGTAACAAAACAACTTTATGAAGACAGCGGTGATTTGATATTTCTTGGACAAAATGCTATCTTTGAATATGAGAGCAGCAGGAATAAGAATGATAAAGCTATGCACAAAAGTGTGATTGCAAAGCTAGAAAAAGTTGTTAAGGCAAAAAAAGACGGTATGTTCTTAAATTATCTCGGGTATCTTTTGATTGATCATGATATAGATGTTATAAAAGGGATAAAGTATGTAAAAGAGGCACTTAAGATTGAGCCTAAAGCTGCATATTATCTTGATTCGCTCGCATGGGGTTATTTTAAACTTAATGAGTGTGAAAAAGCAGCAAAAATTATGAAAGAAATAGAAAATATGGGAGAGAGCAGCAATGAGGAAATTGCTGAACATATTAAAGCAATAAACGAGTGTATAAAAAAACAAAAGGGCAAATAA
- the trpC gene encoding indole-3-glycerol phosphate synthase TrpC, producing MILDEIIKKTKEDVIKREKVFSLDWLGRSLAFNARAPRDVFPYLKATEEDPYRIIAEVKKASPSKGVIRENFDPVAIAQSYERGGASAISVLTEPHFFQGSLEYLGQIRRYVGIPLLRKDFIVTKYQILEATVYGADFILLIAAALSKKELKELLGYTRHLGMEALVEVHDKNDLVKAIYAGSDIIGINHRNLQTFEMNMQLSYELIPMIPNGKVIVAESGIYEHGQLQDLSKAGVDAFLVGESLMRQDDEEEALKKLKFGSI from the coding sequence ATGATTTTAGATGAAATAATTAAAAAAACCAAAGAAGATGTTATAAAGAGAGAGAAGGTTTTTTCACTTGACTGGTTAGGACGCTCGCTCGCTTTTAATGCAAGAGCTCCAAGAGATGTCTTTCCTTATTTAAAAGCAACAGAGGAAGATCCGTATAGAATTATTGCTGAGGTAAAAAAAGCGTCTCCTTCAAAAGGGGTTATTCGTGAAAATTTTGATCCCGTGGCAATTGCTCAAAGCTATGAAAGAGGAGGGGCAAGCGCTATCTCTGTGTTAACGGAGCCTCATTTTTTTCAGGGAAGTTTGGAATACTTAGGTCAAATTAGAAGATATGTCGGTATACCGCTTCTTAGAAAAGATTTTATTGTTACAAAGTATCAAATTTTAGAGGCTACTGTGTATGGCGCTGATTTTATTTTACTTATTGCAGCTGCACTTAGTAAAAAAGAGCTAAAAGAGCTTTTGGGTTATACTCGCCATTTAGGCATGGAAGCTTTAGTTGAGGTTCATGATAAAAATGATTTGGTAAAAGCTATTTATGCAGGCAGTGATATTATAGGGATAAATCATAGAAATCTACAAACTTTTGAGATGAATATGCAGCTATCATACGAGCTGATTCCAATGATACCAAATGGCAAAGTAATTGTTGCAGAGAGCGGTATATATGAGCATGGACAACTGCAAGATTTATCCAAAGCCGGAGTTGACGCATTTTTGGTTGGTGAATCTTTGATGCGTCAAGATGATGAAGAAGAAGCACTTAAAAAACTTAAATTTGGTTCAATTTAA
- a CDS encoding GatB/YqeY domain-containing protein: MNLRDRINQDVKDAMKAKDNKRRDALRLLTSAFKQIEVDERKELSDDDIIKIIQSQVKRRDDAASQYKEAGREDLMQKELDEIAYYKEYLPAQLSDEELSLALQEIITKVGAATVKDIGKVMGAASKELSGKADGKRINECAKILLS; this comes from the coding sequence ATGAATTTAAGAGATAGAATCAACCAAGATGTAAAAGATGCTATGAAAGCAAAAGATAATAAGAGAAGAGATGCGCTTAGACTTTTAACAAGTGCTTTTAAACAGATAGAAGTAGATGAAAGAAAAGAACTTAGTGATGATGATATTATAAAAATCATCCAATCTCAAGTAAAAAGAAGAGATGATGCTGCATCTCAGTATAAAGAAGCAGGGCGAGAAGATTTGATGCAAAAAGAGCTTGATGAGATTGCTTACTATAAAGAGTATCTGCCGGCACAACTCAGCGATGAAGAACTCTCTTTAGCACTGCAGGAGATAATAACCAAAGTTGGAGCAGCAACTGTAAAAGATATAGGAAAAGTTATGGGCGCTGCTAGTAAAGAGCTCTCAGGAAAAGCAGACGGAAAAAGAATTAACGAGTGTGCAAAAATACTCTTATCTTAG
- a CDS encoding SulP family inorganic anion transporter: MSKLFEPKFFSLLKSGISREQLVSDIFAGIVVGIVALPLSIAFAVASGVSPEKGLITAIVAGFIISLLSGSRVQIGGPTGAFIIIIYAIVQEYGIDGLIISTVMSGLMLITFGLLRLGALLKYFPHPLIVGFTSGIAVVIFSTQVKDALGLDIEKLPSEFFEKWVTYFSNISTTNFYALALTIVTILITIYSRKLTTKIPGSFIAILFITVIVQAANLPVTTIESFFGEIPNDINFTLPTLDLSNLYIYIAPALTIALLGGIESLLSAVVSDGMISSKHRSNTELIAQGVANVITPFFGGIPATGAIARTATNVKNGGRTPIAGIVHSITLLLIMLIFAKYAKLIPMSCLAGILIVVAYNMSEWRSFVSILRGSHFDIIVLLSTFLLTVFVDLTVAIEVGIVLSSLLFMKRMADIGIKSSSQVDSDILEDYSDLPENISIYEISGPLFFASAKQYTEVIKKIGLENKILIIRMRHVPFVDSTGLHNFEEMIKTLQSSGVKLILSGVNSTVLKDLQKHKLTSLIEESNILDSFDKAVEHAKTISL; encoded by the coding sequence ATGAGCAAATTATTTGAACCTAAATTTTTCAGTTTACTAAAATCAGGGATAAGCAGAGAACAGCTTGTTTCTGATATTTTTGCCGGAATTGTTGTCGGTATAGTTGCTCTTCCACTATCTATCGCTTTTGCCGTAGCTTCAGGTGTTTCTCCTGAAAAAGGACTTATAACGGCAATAGTTGCCGGTTTTATCATCTCTTTGCTTAGTGGAAGCAGAGTTCAAATTGGCGGTCCTACCGGAGCTTTTATAATTATAATATATGCTATAGTTCAAGAGTACGGTATTGACGGATTGATTATTTCAACTGTTATGTCGGGGCTTATGTTAATAACATTTGGACTGCTAAGGCTTGGAGCACTTCTAAAATATTTTCCCCACCCTCTTATTGTCGGATTTACAAGCGGAATCGCCGTGGTTATCTTCTCAACACAAGTAAAAGACGCTCTTGGCTTAGATATTGAAAAACTGCCGTCTGAATTTTTTGAAAAATGGGTAACATATTTTTCCAACATCAGCACTACCAACTTTTATGCACTTGCTTTAACGATTGTAACAATTCTGATAACTATATACTCAAGAAAGCTAACAACTAAAATTCCAGGCTCTTTTATCGCAATACTCTTTATTACCGTTATTGTTCAAGCAGCAAATTTACCTGTTACTACTATTGAATCATTTTTTGGCGAAATACCAAATGATATCAATTTCACGCTGCCGACTTTAGATTTAAGCAACCTCTATATCTATATTGCTCCTGCGCTGACCATAGCACTGCTTGGAGGAATAGAATCGCTCCTTTCGGCAGTTGTATCAGACGGTATGATAAGCTCAAAACACCGCTCAAACACAGAACTTATAGCACAAGGTGTAGCAAATGTGATTACTCCTTTTTTCGGAGGTATTCCGGCAACAGGAGCAATAGCAAGAACCGCAACCAATGTAAAAAACGGCGGAAGAACGCCTATAGCCGGCATAGTGCACTCTATTACACTATTGCTTATTATGCTTATTTTTGCAAAATATGCCAAGCTTATTCCTATGTCATGTTTGGCTGGAATTTTAATTGTTGTTGCATACAATATGAGTGAATGGCGTTCGTTTGTTTCAATCCTCAGAGGTTCACATTTTGACATTATAGTGCTGCTAAGCACTTTTTTGCTTACTGTATTTGTTGATTTGACCGTAGCAATAGAGGTAGGAATTGTCTTATCTTCTCTTCTGTTTATGAAACGAATGGCCGATATTGGCATAAAAAGTTCATCTCAAGTTGATAGTGATATTCTTGAAGATTATTCAGATTTACCTGAAAATATATCAATCTATGAGATAAGCGGTCCACTCTTTTTTGCCTCTGCAAAACAATATACAGAGGTAATAAAAAAGATAGGTCTTGAAAATAAGATTTTGATTATTCGTATGCGCCATGTCCCTTTTGTAGATTCAACAGGACTTCATAACTTTGAAGAGATGATAAAAACACTGCAAAGTTCCGGAGTTAAATTGATATTATCAGGAGTAAACAGTACCGTATTAAAAGATTTACAAAAACATAAATTAACCTCTTTAATTGAAGAGTCAAATATCCTCGACTCTTTTGATAAAGCTGTTGAACATGCAAAAACAATATCTTTATAA
- a CDS encoding valine--tRNA ligase — protein MSNSYEPSITEEKFYKIWEERGYFEIDSNKSIQENDKNFSIMMPPPNVTGRLHIGHALTFTLQDIITRYKRMDGYKTLWQPGTDHAGIATQNVVEKQLLAEGTTKEEIGREEFLKRAWAWKEESAGIMTSQLRKMGVSPAWKRERFTMDEGLQKSVKEAFVHLYNEGLIVRGNYMVNWCTHDGALSDIEVEHEDHEGKFYHIKYPFADGSGYVEVATTRPETYFGDTAVMVHPDDARYKDIIGKKIRLPLINREVSIIADEHVDMEFGTGVVKVTPAHDQNDYEVGKRHDLEFITVFDEKGILNEYAGEFQGLERLEARDVIVKKLQDEGFIVKIEEHKHQVGHCYRCKNIVEPYISKQWFVRKEVARKSIEKTNNGEAKFFPPHWINSYNSWMGDLRDWCISRQLWWGHQIPVFYCNKCNHEWASLKENEQECPKCKSSDIYQDLDVLDTWFSSALWPFSTLGWGHGDVSMDKLFKSEDLQNFYPNSLLITGFDILFFWVARMMMMGETFMGELPFKHIYLHALVRDEHGQKMSKSKGNVIDPLDMVEKYSADILRFTLAISAAQGRDIRMSQDKLEQNRNFTNKLYNAAKFLQMNADAFPDLKGFCIESSLGRYMLSRLNVATAEARACLDEYRFNDAATVIYRFIWNEFCDWGIELSKADKGSIIDLGAIFKESMKLLHPFMPFITEYLYHELSGTSLEESESIMVKKYPYKTKKRLKDEARFELIMDAIISIRRAKILVDLANQKIQKAYVKIDGLSDKEEEMMKPFISKLAKVEIVEFTQNKIQNSVSDISQKCETFIPTESIDLAPIITRLTKQDEKLQKEIDKLNNMLNNERFVANAPQDVLEKNREALADAINKQEKVIEQLNSLKN, from the coding sequence ATGTCAAACAGCTACGAACCAAGTATAACAGAAGAAAAATTTTACAAAATTTGGGAGGAGAGAGGCTATTTTGAGATAGACTCAAACAAGTCAATTCAAGAAAATGATAAAAATTTTTCCATTATGATGCCTCCGCCAAATGTTACAGGACGACTTCATATCGGTCATGCACTTACATTTACACTTCAAGATATTATCACTCGCTACAAGCGCATGGACGGATACAAAACTCTTTGGCAGCCGGGAACGGATCATGCTGGAATTGCTACTCAAAATGTTGTTGAAAAACAGCTCTTGGCTGAAGGAACTACAAAAGAGGAGATTGGCAGAGAAGAGTTTTTAAAGCGTGCTTGGGCATGGAAAGAGGAGTCTGCCGGGATAATGACCTCTCAACTTCGCAAAATGGGAGTATCTCCTGCCTGGAAGCGTGAGCGCTTTACAATGGATGAGGGGCTTCAAAAATCGGTAAAAGAAGCTTTTGTGCATCTTTACAATGAAGGATTAATTGTTCGCGGAAACTACATGGTAAACTGGTGTACGCATGATGGAGCACTCAGCGATATAGAAGTTGAGCATGAAGATCATGAAGGCAAGTTTTATCATATAAAATACCCTTTCGCTGATGGAAGCGGATATGTCGAAGTTGCGACTACAAGACCTGAAACCTATTTTGGCGATACGGCAGTTATGGTTCATCCTGATGATGCAAGATACAAAGATATCATAGGCAAAAAAATAAGACTTCCTTTAATAAACAGGGAAGTGTCTATTATAGCTGATGAACATGTAGATATGGAGTTTGGAACCGGTGTGGTTAAAGTAACTCCAGCGCATGACCAAAACGATTATGAAGTTGGAAAAAGACATGATTTAGAGTTTATTACAGTCTTTGACGAAAAGGGTATTTTAAATGAGTATGCGGGAGAGTTTCAAGGGCTAGAGAGACTTGAAGCGCGTGATGTGATTGTTAAAAAACTTCAAGATGAGGGCTTTATTGTAAAAATAGAAGAGCATAAACATCAAGTCGGACACTGCTATAGATGTAAAAATATTGTTGAGCCTTATATCTCTAAGCAGTGGTTTGTAAGAAAAGAGGTTGCACGCAAATCAATTGAAAAGACAAACAACGGCGAAGCAAAATTTTTCCCTCCGCACTGGATAAACTCCTATAACTCCTGGATGGGAGATTTACGAGACTGGTGCATTTCAAGACAGCTTTGGTGGGGACATCAAATACCTGTATTTTACTGTAACAAATGTAATCATGAATGGGCCTCTCTCAAAGAAAACGAGCAAGAGTGTCCAAAATGTAAAAGCAGTGATATTTATCAAGATCTGGATGTGCTTGATACATGGTTTTCATCAGCTCTTTGGCCATTTTCAACTTTGGGCTGGGGACACGGCGATGTTTCAATGGACAAACTTTTTAAATCAGAGGACCTTCAAAATTTTTATCCCAACTCTCTGCTTATTACAGGCTTTGATATTCTCTTCTTTTGGGTAGCAAGAATGATGATGATGGGTGAGACTTTTATGGGAGAGCTCCCATTTAAACACATCTATCTGCATGCACTTGTTCGTGATGAGCACGGACAAAAAATGAGCAAATCAAAAGGAAATGTAATTGATCCTCTAGATATGGTAGAAAAATATAGTGCTGATATACTTCGATTTACTTTGGCAATCAGTGCTGCTCAAGGTCGTGATATCAGAATGAGTCAAGACAAACTAGAGCAAAACCGCAACTTTACAAACAAACTCTACAATGCTGCAAAATTTTTACAGATGAATGCAGATGCATTTCCTGATTTAAAAGGTTTTTGTATAGAGAGCAGTCTGGGCAGATATATGTTGTCTCGCTTAAATGTAGCTACAGCAGAGGCTCGTGCATGTTTGGACGAATATAGATTTAATGATGCTGCAACCGTTATCTACAGATTTATTTGGAATGAATTTTGTGACTGGGGAATCGAGCTTAGCAAAGCTGACAAAGGCTCAATTATAGATCTAGGAGCAATCTTTAAAGAGTCCATGAAACTTCTCCACCCCTTTATGCCTTTTATTACAGAGTATCTCTATCATGAACTCTCTGGTACAAGCCTAGAAGAGAGCGAATCGATTATGGTTAAAAAATATCCGTACAAAACTAAAAAACGCCTAAAAGATGAAGCAAGATTTGAACTTATTATGGACGCAATTATCTCTATAAGAAGAGCTAAGATTTTAGTAGATTTGGCAAATCAAAAAATTCAAAAAGCTTATGTTAAGATAGATGGCCTCTCAGATAAAGAAGAGGAGATGATGAAACCTTTTATTTCTAAGCTTGCTAAAGTTGAAATTGTTGAGTTTACACAAAACAAAATCCAAAACTCGGTAAGCGACATCTCCCAAAAATGTGAGACATTTATACCGACAGAGAGTATAGACCTTGCCCCTATCATTACTCGTTTAACAAAACAGGATGAAAAGTTGCAAAAAGAGATAGATAAATTAAACAACATGTTAAACAACGAACGCTTTGTTGCAAATGCACCTCAAGATGTTTTAGAAAAAAATCGTGAAGCATTAGCAGATGCTATAAATAAACAAGAAAAAGTTATCGAACAACTCAACTCGCTAAAAAACTAA
- a CDS encoding host attachment protein, with protein sequence MSPKLIIVADSQHFKLFEVKKDPLERESTQLLEIVDSLDMHERLSEKVSDQHGNFKGVGVSGAGEDHNLETEWENRRIKEIAKQISEALQKHTHDLWYFAAPKAINNQIVELLDEKNKKNMKINLHSDLTNIPNDKLLEHFTK encoded by the coding sequence ATGTCACCAAAACTTATAATAGTAGCTGATTCGCAACACTTCAAACTTTTTGAAGTTAAAAAAGATCCGCTTGAAAGAGAGTCTACTCAGCTTCTTGAGATTGTTGATAGTTTAGATATGCATGAAAGATTGAGCGAAAAAGTTTCTGATCAACACGGAAATTTTAAAGGAGTAGGAGTAAGCGGGGCAGGTGAAGACCATAACCTCGAGACAGAATGGGAGAACAGAAGAATCAAAGAGATTGCAAAACAAATTTCTGAAGCTCTGCAAAAACACACTCACGATCTTTGGTATTTTGCAGCGCCAAAAGCCATAAACAACCAAATTGTAGAGTTGCTTGATGAGAAAAATAAAAAAAACATGAAAATAAATCTTCATTCTGATTTAACAAATATCCCAAATGACAAACTGCTGGAACATTTTACAAAATAA
- a CDS encoding TraR/DksA family transcriptional regulator, protein MSAKNSLNYSEFEKILKNEKNRVEKNIEVIKAEVEALALEDEIDDTVDMAEMQIDNMTDQTLLDGLQAELAEIDAALARIKAGTYGICEKTGKAIPVERLKINPWTRTVAKN, encoded by the coding sequence ATGAGTGCAAAAAATAGTTTGAATTATAGTGAATTTGAAAAAATTCTTAAAAACGAAAAAAATAGAGTAGAGAAAAATATTGAAGTAATTAAGGCAGAGGTGGAAGCTTTGGCGCTTGAAGATGAGATTGATGATACAGTTGATATGGCTGAGATGCAGATTGACAATATGACAGATCAAACGCTTCTTGACGGGCTTCAGGCAGAGCTGGCTGAGATTGATGCTGCATTAGCGCGGATTAAAGCCGGTACTTACGGAATTTGTGAAAAAACTGGTAAAGCAATTCCCGTGGAAAGGCTTAAAATCAATCCATGGACAAGAACAGTCGCAAAAAATTAA
- a CDS encoding rubrerythrin family protein, producing the protein MSTTKENLEVAFGGESEAYQKYSAFAKQAEKDGFANIAKLFRTTAEAEKIHAEGHLKAMDKIGSTLENLEAAIGGETYEYQDMYPPMYEQAVAEGHKAKKMFGYALEAEKVHAELYKKALQAVKDGKDIEEIGIYLCPICGYIELGEPKENCPVCGVKPSAFIQI; encoded by the coding sequence ATGTCGACAACAAAAGAAAATTTAGAGGTAGCTTTTGGCGGTGAAAGCGAAGCATATCAAAAATACAGTGCATTTGCAAAACAGGCTGAGAAAGATGGATTTGCAAATATCGCAAAACTTTTTCGTACAACGGCAGAAGCTGAAAAGATACATGCTGAAGGACATTTAAAGGCGATGGATAAAATCGGTTCAACACTAGAAAATCTAGAAGCTGCAATCGGCGGAGAGACATATGAATATCAAGATATGTATCCGCCAATGTATGAACAGGCTGTTGCTGAAGGACATAAAGCTAAAAAGATGTTTGGTTATGCATTAGAGGCTGAAAAAGTTCATGCCGAGCTTTATAAAAAAGCACTTCAAGCAGTAAAAGATGGAAAAGATATAGAAGAGATAGGAATATACCTTTGTCCGATATGCGGATATATAGAACTTGGAGAGCCTAAAGAAAACTGTCCGGTTTGTGGAGTTAAACCGTCTGCATTTATCCAGATTTAG